A window of Candidatus Vicinibacter proximus contains these coding sequences:
- a CDS encoding type IX secretion system membrane protein PorP/SprF — translation MRFIIHIGLILFVGLLNAQQQAPSLANYLDPYRMNLANCGLQSKYQACLSYRDQWTGIEGRPVTTMFSLSGPVKQFQGAAGCFITHEQLGLHQATSMMFSYSQVFPMDFLLLSVGGGLGYEYGKWGGRDIRTPDGVYDSGGFDHKDPNLIIGSLNSNTVSFQPSIYLQSNWIEWGIDLNLPLLQFNQPVLNFYKKNYSLRSVLIKEFNVKNFSFYSHFFFISDFVQFQTEIMSRVIINGNVFGGINLRGYNSSAFDGIGLFFGFKLNQKIWLNYGIELPLNELKDQISGLNQEFGLKYEWNSGYRDKRKPVIYNPRW, via the coding sequence ATGAGGTTCATCATTCACATAGGATTAATTCTCTTTGTTGGTCTCCTGAATGCTCAACAACAGGCACCATCATTGGCTAATTATTTAGATCCATACAGGATGAACTTGGCCAATTGTGGTCTTCAAAGTAAATATCAGGCATGCCTAAGTTACAGGGATCAATGGACTGGTATTGAGGGGCGGCCAGTTACTACCATGTTTAGTTTGAGTGGTCCGGTAAAGCAATTTCAAGGTGCTGCAGGTTGTTTTATCACCCACGAGCAGCTAGGTTTGCATCAGGCCACAAGTATGATGTTCTCCTATAGTCAAGTCTTTCCAATGGACTTTTTATTATTAAGCGTTGGCGGAGGATTAGGCTATGAGTATGGGAAATGGGGTGGAAGGGATATCAGAACGCCTGATGGGGTTTATGATTCGGGAGGATTTGATCATAAGGATCCAAATTTAATTATCGGGTCGTTGAATTCCAACACGGTTTCCTTTCAGCCTTCAATTTACCTCCAGTCTAATTGGATTGAATGGGGCATAGACTTAAACCTTCCTTTGTTACAATTCAATCAGCCGGTACTAAATTTTTATAAAAAAAATTATTCACTGAGAAGTGTGTTAATCAAAGAATTTAATGTTAAGAATTTTAGTTTTTATAGTCATTTCTTTTTTATTTCTGATTTTGTGCAGTTTCAAACTGAAATTATGTCACGTGTTATTATTAATGGCAATGTTTTTGGAGGCATAAACTTACGTGGGTATAATTCGAGTGCTTTTGATGGAATTGGATTATTTTTTGGGTTTAAGCTAAACCAAAAAATTTGGCTCAATTATGGTATCGAATTGCCATTAAACGAGTTAAAAGATCAAATTTCCGGTTTAAACCAGGAGTTTGGATTGAAATATGAGTGGAATTCAGGATACCGGGATAAACGTAAACCGGTCATTTACAACCCAAGGTGGTGA
- a CDS encoding SUMF1/EgtB/PvdO family nonheme iron enzyme → MRNLNLSLLVLLALFAASCGKKQQDGQLTGVLERPKWGGINPFGMVYVPSGTLTIGQNDQDFFNTNIQKAKTISISGFYMDDTEITNNEFRQFVYWVRDSLAHTALGHFQESEDGTGELIDWEQEIDWEDETLKDMNFQGADAFKGIVELDTRKFVYEWEWKDWQLAAHGKDLKRSSIIHKEKTNIYPDTLCWIRDYTYSYNEPFTRNYFSHPAFDDYPVVGINWKQARAFCYWRTMLWNTYKGEDQPNSEEFRLPTESEWEWAARGGKEIAMFPWGSYYLRNAKGCLLANFKPGRGNYPEDGGQYTVKADAYFPNEYGLYNMSGNVAEWTESAYYDNAYNFVHDMNPDIKYDAKPEDPEAYKRKVVRGGSWKDIGYYLQNGTRNWEFQDTSKSYVGFRTVLTFLGRSVNDF, encoded by the coding sequence ATGAGGAATTTGAATCTCTCTCTTTTAGTTTTGTTAGCTCTTTTTGCAGCATCGTGCGGAAAAAAACAGCAAGACGGACAATTAACTGGTGTATTAGAAAGACCAAAATGGGGTGGGATTAACCCCTTCGGTATGGTGTATGTTCCTTCAGGAACATTGACCATTGGTCAGAATGATCAGGATTTTTTCAACACCAACATCCAAAAGGCCAAAACCATTTCTATTTCGGGGTTTTACATGGACGATACCGAAATCACCAACAATGAATTTCGTCAGTTTGTGTATTGGGTGAGGGATTCCTTGGCCCATACAGCGTTAGGGCATTTTCAGGAAAGTGAAGATGGCACAGGTGAATTAATTGACTGGGAACAGGAGATTGATTGGGAGGATGAAACTCTAAAGGACATGAACTTTCAGGGTGCTGACGCTTTCAAAGGCATTGTGGAGCTGGATACTCGTAAATTTGTTTACGAGTGGGAATGGAAAGACTGGCAATTGGCTGCACATGGAAAAGACCTGAAGAGAAGCAGCATCATTCACAAGGAAAAAACAAACATTTATCCAGATACTTTATGCTGGATTAGAGATTATACCTATTCTTATAACGAACCTTTTACAAGAAATTACTTTTCTCACCCTGCTTTTGATGACTATCCGGTTGTTGGTATCAACTGGAAGCAAGCAAGAGCATTTTGCTATTGGCGGACCATGTTATGGAATACCTATAAGGGTGAAGATCAACCAAATTCAGAAGAATTTAGGTTGCCAACTGAGTCTGAGTGGGAGTGGGCTGCAAGAGGAGGAAAGGAAATTGCTATGTTCCCATGGGGATCTTATTACCTGAGAAATGCTAAAGGTTGTCTACTTGCTAACTTTAAACCAGGAAGAGGTAACTATCCTGAAGATGGAGGACAATATACTGTTAAAGCAGATGCCTATTTTCCAAATGAGTACGGGCTTTACAATATGTCTGGAAACGTAGCGGAATGGACAGAAAGTGCGTATTATGACAATGCCTATAATTTTGTCCATGATATGAATCCGGATATTAAATATGATGCTAAACCAGAAGATCCTGAGGCTTATAAGAGAAAAGTGGTCAGAGGAGGTTCATGGAAAGATATTGGATATTACCTGCAGAATGGAACCAGAAATTGGGAATTCCAGGATACTTCTAAATCTTATGTAGGTTTCCGTACAGTATTGACTTTCCTTGGTAGATCAGTTAATGATTTCTAG
- a CDS encoding gliding motility protein GldL, which translates to MSFIKSNTFKYAKNFLIGVGASVVMIGALFKILSLEGADIMITVGLVTEAILFLMLGILPPEKDYYWEKLYPGLDDYASRINPLTDGPTKGGVRPLNGEAVENQLGGMLGELQSMSKSLGSLKALQEVDFSKTGDQIKSMGNFYSKMNEAMSELGASLDDTKKYKDQVAALNKNLTSLNSVYGNILGAYKTMGGNQ; encoded by the coding sequence ATGTCCTTCATTAAATCAAACACTTTCAAATACGCGAAGAATTTCTTAATCGGCGTGGGAGCGTCCGTTGTTATGATCGGTGCGCTTTTCAAAATCCTTTCCTTGGAAGGTGCTGATATTATGATCACCGTAGGTCTGGTTACAGAAGCTATTTTGTTCTTAATGCTAGGTATACTTCCTCCGGAAAAAGATTATTACTGGGAAAAATTATATCCAGGATTGGATGATTATGCTTCTAGAATCAATCCTTTAACTGATGGACCAACCAAAGGTGGTGTAAGACCTTTGAATGGGGAAGCAGTAGAAAACCAATTGGGTGGAATGCTTGGTGAGTTACAAAGCATGTCTAAAAGTCTTGGTTCACTGAAAGCACTTCAGGAAGTTGATTTCAGCAAAACCGGCGATCAAATTAAAAGCATGGGTAACTTTTATTCAAAAATGAATGAAGCCATGTCTGAATTAGGAGCTTCCTTAGACGATACAAAAAAATATAAAGATCAGGTTGCAGCATTGAACAAGAACCTTACAAGTCTTAATTCTGTGTACGGTAATATTCTTGGTGCTTATAAAACCATGGGTGGAAACCAATAA
- the gldN gene encoding gliding motility protein GldN translates to MNKLKVSLLLLILGLGFNNLKAQIDEEEVTESSILEDTSGYLDDIIERKNVIEQRMLAYEPIREADIVWQKRIWRVLDVREKMNQTFMYPSRPFFKILIDAAENGDVKIFGEDDFKKPLVGDALQKMLHSVDTVPVWNPDTYVEELKIVVNDIDFNDIKTFRIKEMWYFDKESSRLNCRILGIAPIKQEVDESSGVIKYEGPMFWIYYPEARKLLSKERVFNEKNDISPGTWADVFDGRFFSSYIFKESNVEELRLKDIFAGENDGVKLLLESDRIKNELLNFEHDLWVY, encoded by the coding sequence ATGAATAAGTTAAAAGTTTCTTTACTCCTCCTCATCCTTGGTCTTGGTTTTAACAACCTTAAGGCTCAGATTGATGAAGAAGAAGTTACTGAATCATCCATTCTTGAAGATACTTCAGGATATCTTGATGACATCATTGAGCGTAAGAATGTTATTGAGCAAAGGATGTTGGCCTATGAGCCGATTCGCGAAGCGGATATCGTTTGGCAAAAGCGTATTTGGAGAGTACTGGATGTCAGAGAGAAAATGAATCAGACTTTTATGTATCCTTCCAGACCATTTTTCAAAATCCTTATCGATGCTGCGGAGAATGGTGATGTGAAGATATTTGGAGAGGATGATTTTAAGAAACCTTTGGTTGGTGATGCCTTGCAGAAAATGCTCCACTCAGTGGATACTGTTCCTGTTTGGAATCCTGACACTTATGTGGAAGAATTGAAAATCGTTGTAAACGATATAGACTTTAATGACATCAAAACATTCAGGATTAAAGAAATGTGGTACTTCGACAAGGAATCGTCCAGACTGAATTGTAGAATTCTGGGGATTGCTCCGATCAAACAAGAGGTCGATGAGTCTTCTGGTGTGATCAAGTATGAAGGTCCGATGTTTTGGATTTATTATCCAGAGGCTAGGAAATTGCTCTCCAAAGAGCGAGTTTTCAATGAAAAGAACGATATTTCTCCAGGTACTTGGGCAGATGTTTTTGATGGAAGATTTTTCTCCAGTTATATTTTTAAAGAATCTAACGTAGAGGAACTTCGATTGAAAGATATTTTTGCCGGGGAAAATGATGGGGTAAAACTTCTTTTAGAGTCTGACAGGATCAAAAATGAATTGCTCAATTTTGAGCATGATCTTTGGGTCTATTAA
- a CDS encoding proline--tRNA ligase, protein MAKAITSREEDYSQWYNDLVYKAGLADTSAVRGCMVIKPHGYALWENMRDVLDKMFKDTGHVNAYFPLFVPKSLFEAEEKNAEGFAKECAVVTHYRLKTDPNNKAKLIVDPEAKLEEELIIRPTSEAIIWNTYRDWIHSYRDLPLLINQWANVVRWEMRTRPFLRTAEFLWQEGHTAHATAEDAVEEALKMHEVYTRFAEDYMAMPVIKGAKTANERFAGAEETYTIEAMMQDGKALQAGTSHYLGQNFAKAFEVKFLNPQNKEEYVYATSWGVSTRLIGALVMCHSDDDGLILPPKLAPIQVILVPIPKPTDEIDQVGDRIMKELKNKNIRVQYDRDERNRPGFKFAEYELKGVPIRIGIGARDLEKGVVEIARRDTKEKELVAVDQVVQYVCDLLDNIQQNLFERAKSFRASNTHYADTWDEFQKILEEKGGFIFAHWDGTSETEELIKEKTKATIRCIPMDVVEEAGKCILTGKPSKCRVLFAKAY, encoded by the coding sequence ATGGCTAAGGCAATTACAAGCAGGGAAGAAGACTATTCTCAATGGTATAATGATCTGGTTTATAAAGCAGGATTAGCAGATACCTCTGCTGTAAGAGGTTGTATGGTGATTAAACCACATGGTTATGCTTTATGGGAAAATATGCGGGATGTTTTAGACAAAATGTTTAAAGATACAGGACACGTTAATGCTTATTTCCCATTGTTTGTTCCTAAGAGTTTATTTGAAGCAGAAGAGAAGAATGCTGAAGGATTTGCTAAAGAGTGTGCCGTAGTCACCCATTACAGACTCAAGACAGACCCTAATAATAAGGCTAAGTTAATAGTGGACCCTGAGGCAAAATTGGAGGAAGAGCTCATTATCAGACCAACCAGTGAGGCCATCATATGGAATACTTATAGAGACTGGATTCATTCCTATAGAGATCTGCCTTTATTGATTAATCAATGGGCAAATGTCGTCCGATGGGAAATGCGGACAAGGCCATTTTTACGTACTGCTGAGTTTTTGTGGCAGGAAGGTCATACCGCACATGCAACCGCTGAGGATGCGGTAGAAGAGGCGCTTAAAATGCATGAAGTTTATACGCGCTTTGCAGAGGATTATATGGCAATGCCCGTAATTAAAGGGGCAAAAACTGCGAATGAACGATTTGCCGGGGCGGAAGAAACTTATACCATTGAAGCAATGATGCAAGATGGAAAAGCCTTGCAAGCGGGTACTTCGCATTACCTGGGCCAAAATTTTGCCAAGGCGTTTGAAGTAAAGTTTCTGAATCCTCAGAATAAAGAAGAATATGTTTATGCTACTTCCTGGGGCGTATCTACCAGATTGATTGGTGCGTTAGTCATGTGTCATTCCGATGATGATGGTTTAATTTTGCCACCGAAATTGGCGCCCATTCAAGTGATTCTTGTTCCAATTCCAAAACCAACTGATGAAATTGATCAGGTAGGTGATCGGATCATGAAGGAGTTAAAAAATAAAAATATTCGTGTTCAATACGACAGAGACGAGCGCAACAGACCCGGATTTAAATTTGCCGAATATGAATTAAAAGGTGTGCCGATTAGGATTGGTATTGGCGCAAGAGATTTGGAAAAGGGCGTTGTAGAAATTGCCAGGAGAGACACCAAAGAAAAGGAGTTGGTGGCTGTGGATCAAGTTGTCCAATACGTTTGTGATTTGTTGGACAACATTCAACAAAATTTATTTGAACGTGCAAAATCATTCAGGGCTTCAAATACACATTATGCAGATACCTGGGATGAATTCCAAAAAATTCTAGAAGAGAAGGGTGGATTTATTTTTGCACATTGGGATGGAACTTCTGAAACTGAAGAATTGATAAAAGAGAAAACCAAGGCAACAATCCGATGCATACCAATGGATGTTGTTGAGGAGGCTGGAAAATGCATCCTAACCGGAAAGCCTTCAAAATGTAGAGTTCTATTCGCAAAAGCTTATTAA
- a CDS encoding superoxide dismutase, which yields MKTFFLSFLMIFCQTLTFSQSPYKLPELGFTYNALEPYIDAMTMEIHLTKHHAAYVNNLNAALKGTNAENLPLLDVMKNISAYSPAVRNNAGGHFNHSLFWTILTPEKNTQPSKDLMEAIIDQFTSMDSLKTLLNKAAATRFGSGWAWLYINSNKKLAISSTPNQDNPYMDVVEQKGIPILGIDVWEHAYYLKYQNKRGDYLAAIWNVINWQEVSKRYHEVIPVKKGKFDEWPEIKDFHKTLSETFHPSEEGDLKPIRTRSGEMVKKAITLSKSKIPNEFNNKAITDAIKKLESGSKALDKIVRKKGSDKAITKSLHQLHDIFHLIVDKCVVKE from the coding sequence ATGAAAACTTTTTTCTTATCATTCCTGATGATTTTTTGTCAGACCCTGACTTTTTCTCAATCTCCTTATAAGTTACCAGAGCTGGGGTTTACGTACAATGCTTTGGAACCTTATATTGACGCAATGACCATGGAGATTCACCTGACAAAGCATCATGCAGCCTACGTGAATAATTTAAATGCTGCTTTAAAAGGAACAAATGCAGAAAATTTACCTCTCCTCGATGTAATGAAAAATATTTCTGCATATTCTCCGGCTGTTCGCAACAATGCTGGTGGCCATTTTAACCACAGCCTTTTTTGGACAATTCTTACCCCGGAAAAGAATACCCAACCTTCTAAGGACCTCATGGAGGCTATTATCGATCAGTTTACCAGTATGGACAGCCTAAAAACTCTGTTGAACAAAGCTGCTGCTACCAGATTCGGTTCGGGATGGGCTTGGCTTTACATCAATTCGAATAAAAAATTAGCCATCTCTTCAACACCAAATCAAGACAATCCCTACATGGACGTTGTTGAACAAAAAGGTATTCCTATTCTCGGAATTGATGTTTGGGAGCACGCTTATTATCTCAAATACCAAAATAAAAGAGGGGATTATTTGGCAGCAATCTGGAATGTAATCAATTGGCAAGAAGTCAGCAAAAGATATCATGAAGTCATTCCGGTAAAAAAAGGCAAATTCGATGAATGGCCTGAAATCAAAGATTTCCACAAAACTTTATCTGAAACTTTTCACCCTAGTGAAGAAGGTGATTTAAAACCTATTCGAACCAGAAGCGGAGAAATGGTTAAAAAAGCCATCACTTTATCCAAATCAAAAATACCAAACGAATTCAACAATAAAGCAATTACTGACGCAATCAAAAAACTTGAATCAGGATCCAAAGCACTGGACAAAATTGTCCGTAAAAAAGGAAGCGACAAGGCAATTACCAAATCTCTTCACCAACTTCATGATATCTTTCATTTAATTGTTGACAAATGTGTGGTCAAAGAATAA
- a CDS encoding HYR domain-containing protein yields MLPTINYCLGVRKLCPSGPSFQSLVFAIFMAAFGIFHQVDAQCVLACRGKGNLSLGPNCEAKILPTMLLTDGIRCPDARYRVDVMDYNMKLLPYSPYVTENEVGMHVTVMVYDSASKNSCWGKLFIEDKFAPVILCHNDTLYCNDTSFRLPPYFFDYCDVNPTIELVNEELLPYTCDPLFVKRVVRSWVATDKYGNKSRVCTDTQWLKRIPIDSVVYPKHFVHSNNCHIECSDTYPVDAKGNPHPDLTGVPTVDGYPLWPDFNLFCNLGTSYEDLVVVDNSCKKKIIRMWRVVEWWCGTAMIRSFPQTIEIVDTKPPHVHCPYDFTVTTNGSYECTSTFYLPPAVVFDSCQDSIHVDVFYGGGILLNQNGGYIKLPIGEHHVTYRAYDACYNLDSCSVKITVEDKNPPTAVCDQGVVVTLTRDDEIHVQAEVFDEGSHDDCHLDSFLVRRMDLGEPCGIKDYQFRQEVVFCCEDAGKKVMVVFRVKDQSGNFNDCMVEVEVQDKTPPVIKCPHDYSIACNPHLDTVDLSRFGKPDYYDNCIVHMHEYVDTFLNQCGLGYLARNFVIRDNMDRLDTCTQRIYVNPIDSFGEEDIIWPRDTILYVCGADVEPKNLPDGYNFPKFLSVDCSRPGASYEDHVFNYIQDSSLCFKLLRKWKVIDWCQQSYDAQGNVILPHWTHEQIIKVSNKLPPKIGDDCDTIMVCLSGVDCLKERVRISHYGVDDCTPNQLIRSNFKLDLYNNGLIDSTHSEQGNTISWDGDLPVGEHRFIWVFEDQCGNREVCFQIVRVINCKLPTAYCLTGVAINLNGIDVDGDGDVEGVVDVWATDLNRNSYQLCGNPITFSFSRDSSDKFRRYTCDSVGQRRVEMWVTDQYTGLQDFCVSTVIVQDNNKICPGNLTRGNIAGLIQTPYGKPIPESVVLVENLSGTVEAEFDGKYVFPDLLLGYDYQVKVKKERNYLEGISTLDILQIQKHILGSKALGSPWKMLAADVNGDKVITASDMSALRKLILGYDYKFRNSTSWKFIHAMYQFPDPEDPWYQNFPEEYRIQSMAGNMNYVDFVGFKIGDVSQTIWDSIGGIATRTTQPVDLFSGFGSGTNLLNVFTERKQVAQGMQFTLKFDANQNQYVGIKTGKINLQDVHINERFADDGILLVSWTSDDAVTLEPGQALFSVEFRAELNTSFGQTVRICSDVLQAEMYDPEFKEMDIRWGNKVIQQQDEVVFGIPIPNPFVELTSIPMDVKEEMNYTYKIFDINGALISQQTEHAVKGRNFIKIKRSQMPLAGIYTLRVEASGFAKSFKLVMMNQ; encoded by the coding sequence ATGTTACCGACAATTAATTATTGCCTCGGAGTAAGAAAACTATGCCCTTCGGGGCCTTCTTTCCAATCCTTAGTATTCGCCATTTTTATGGCAGCCTTTGGCATATTTCATCAAGTGGATGCACAGTGTGTATTGGCTTGTCGGGGTAAGGGAAATCTATCTTTAGGTCCCAACTGCGAGGCTAAAATTTTACCTACCATGCTTTTAACTGATGGCATAAGGTGTCCTGATGCCAGATACCGTGTGGATGTAATGGATTACAACATGAAGTTGTTGCCTTATAGTCCCTATGTAACGGAGAATGAAGTAGGGATGCATGTTACGGTCATGGTTTATGATTCCGCATCAAAAAATTCTTGTTGGGGAAAACTATTTATCGAGGATAAATTTGCTCCAGTGATTTTATGTCATAACGATACTTTGTATTGTAACGATACCAGTTTTAGGCTACCGCCATATTTTTTCGATTACTGTGATGTGAATCCCACGATTGAGTTGGTAAATGAAGAGCTACTTCCATATACCTGTGATCCACTTTTTGTAAAAAGAGTAGTGAGATCATGGGTGGCTACAGATAAGTATGGAAATAAATCAAGAGTATGTACAGATACCCAGTGGTTGAAGAGGATTCCGATTGATTCTGTAGTTTACCCTAAGCATTTTGTACATTCAAATAACTGCCATATAGAATGCAGCGATACCTATCCGGTAGATGCCAAAGGAAATCCACATCCGGATTTAACTGGTGTACCGACTGTTGATGGATATCCATTGTGGCCAGATTTTAATTTGTTTTGTAATTTAGGAACAAGTTATGAGGATCTGGTTGTGGTGGACAATTCCTGTAAGAAAAAGATTATCAGAATGTGGCGTGTGGTAGAATGGTGGTGTGGAACTGCTATGATAAGATCATTTCCTCAGACTATTGAAATTGTGGATACCAAGCCACCGCATGTGCATTGTCCTTATGATTTTACAGTAACTACCAATGGGTCATACGAATGTACATCCACATTTTATCTTCCACCTGCAGTTGTATTTGATTCTTGCCAAGACAGTATACATGTGGATGTGTTTTATGGTGGAGGAATATTGCTTAATCAAAATGGTGGTTATATTAAATTACCTATTGGCGAGCATCATGTTACCTACAGAGCTTATGATGCATGTTATAATCTTGATTCGTGTAGTGTAAAGATTACTGTAGAAGATAAAAACCCACCAACAGCAGTTTGCGACCAGGGTGTTGTGGTAACCCTAACGAGGGATGATGAAATTCATGTACAGGCCGAAGTTTTTGATGAGGGTAGTCATGATGATTGTCATCTGGACAGTTTTCTGGTTAGGCGAATGGATCTGGGCGAGCCATGTGGTATAAAAGATTATCAATTCAGACAGGAGGTTGTTTTTTGTTGTGAGGATGCCGGTAAAAAGGTGATGGTTGTATTCAGAGTAAAAGATCAAAGTGGAAATTTTAATGATTGTATGGTTGAGGTGGAAGTACAAGATAAAACACCCCCAGTAATAAAATGTCCTCATGACTATAGTATTGCCTGTAACCCACATTTGGATACAGTGGATTTATCCAGGTTTGGCAAGCCAGATTATTACGATAATTGTATTGTTCACATGCATGAATATGTGGACACATTTTTGAATCAATGTGGTCTTGGGTATTTAGCAAGGAATTTTGTAATCCGAGACAACATGGACAGGTTAGACACCTGTACTCAAAGAATTTATGTAAACCCAATTGATAGTTTTGGTGAAGAGGATATTATTTGGCCAAGGGATACCATTCTTTATGTATGTGGTGCAGATGTGGAACCAAAGAACTTACCTGATGGGTATAATTTTCCAAAATTTTTATCCGTTGATTGTTCCCGTCCGGGTGCTAGTTATGAGGATCATGTTTTCAATTACATTCAGGACTCTTCACTTTGTTTTAAGCTGTTAAGAAAATGGAAAGTCATTGATTGGTGTCAACAAAGTTATGATGCTCAGGGTAATGTTATTCTTCCTCATTGGACACATGAACAGATCATAAAAGTATCCAATAAGCTTCCTCCTAAAATTGGAGATGATTGTGATACTATCATGGTTTGTCTAAGCGGGGTGGATTGTTTGAAGGAGCGAGTCAGAATAAGCCATTATGGTGTAGATGATTGCACTCCGAATCAGCTTATCCGATCTAATTTTAAGTTGGATTTATACAATAATGGTTTAATAGACAGTACACATTCTGAGCAGGGCAATACCATAAGTTGGGATGGGGATTTACCTGTTGGAGAGCACCGATTTATCTGGGTTTTTGAGGATCAATGTGGTAATCGGGAGGTTTGTTTTCAAATTGTGCGAGTCATTAATTGTAAACTTCCGACTGCTTATTGTTTGACAGGCGTTGCGATAAACTTAAATGGCATAGATGTAGATGGAGATGGAGATGTGGAAGGAGTGGTGGATGTTTGGGCTACTGATTTGAACAGAAATAGTTACCAGTTGTGTGGAAATCCAATTACATTTTCGTTCAGCAGAGACAGTTCCGACAAGTTCAGAAGGTACACTTGTGACAGTGTAGGCCAGAGAAGAGTAGAGATGTGGGTTACGGATCAATATACCGGATTGCAGGATTTTTGTGTATCCACTGTTATTGTACAGGATAATAATAAAATTTGTCCGGGGAACCTTACCAGGGGAAATATAGCAGGTTTAATTCAAACGCCGTATGGAAAGCCTATACCTGAGTCAGTGGTTCTGGTGGAAAATTTATCCGGGACGGTAGAAGCTGAGTTTGATGGTAAATATGTTTTTCCTGATTTATTGCTCGGATATGATTATCAGGTAAAAGTAAAAAAGGAGAGAAACTATCTGGAGGGGATCAGCACACTGGATATCTTACAAATTCAAAAACATATATTAGGATCTAAAGCATTAGGTTCACCTTGGAAAATGTTGGCTGCAGATGTAAACGGAGATAAGGTAATTACTGCGAGTGATATGTCTGCATTGAGGAAATTAATATTGGGATATGATTATAAATTCAGAAATTCAACATCCTGGAAATTTATCCATGCGATGTATCAATTTCCGGATCCTGAAGATCCATGGTATCAGAATTTCCCGGAGGAATACAGGATTCAATCGATGGCTGGAAATATGAATTATGTTGATTTCGTCGGATTTAAGATAGGTGATGTTAGTCAGACAATCTGGGACAGCATCGGCGGGATAGCTACCAGGACAACACAGCCTGTAGATCTGTTCAGTGGATTTGGATCAGGAACTAATCTTTTAAATGTATTTACTGAACGTAAACAGGTTGCGCAGGGAATGCAGTTTACGCTTAAGTTTGATGCCAATCAAAATCAGTATGTAGGCATAAAAACCGGAAAGATAAATCTTCAGGATGTACACATCAATGAGCGATTTGCGGATGATGGAATATTGTTGGTTTCCTGGACATCCGATGATGCTGTGACTCTTGAGCCAGGACAAGCATTGTTTAGTGTTGAATTCCGTGCGGAACTTAATACTTCTTTTGGGCAGACCGTAAGAATTTGTTCTGATGTTTTGCAAGCGGAAATGTATGATCCGGAATTCAAGGAAATGGATATCAGATGGGGCAATAAAGTCATCCAGCAGCAAGATGAAGTTGTGTTTGGCATTCCGATACCAAACCCATTTGTGGAGCTTACAAGTATTCCGATGGATGTGAAGGAAGAAATGAATTATACTTATAAGATTTTTGATATTAATGGTGCGTTAATTTCTCAGCAAACTGAGCACGCTGTTAAAGGAAGAAATTTCATCAAAATCAAGAGAAGTCAAATGCCACTTGCAGGTATTTATACCCTAAGGGTTGAGGCTTCCGGATTTGCCAAGAGCTTTAAATTGGTGATGATGAATCAATAA
- a CDS encoding DUF3127 domain-containing protein — translation MSFNISGKLHKVFPMESKSANFQTREFVIVTEEQYPQYLKFQLVQDRCSVIDKFQAGQQITVHFDLRGREWQEKFFTNLQAWKVEAQDQSQSKAGEQIVSGDSEQDPFATASEQFDDLPF, via the coding sequence ATGAGTTTTAACATTAGCGGTAAGTTGCACAAGGTTTTCCCAATGGAAAGCAAGTCCGCGAATTTCCAGACACGTGAATTTGTAATTGTTACGGAAGAGCAATACCCTCAATATCTTAAGTTCCAATTGGTTCAGGATCGCTGCAGTGTGATTGATAAGTTTCAAGCTGGTCAACAAATTACGGTTCATTTTGACTTAAGGGGAAGGGAATGGCAGGAAAAATTTTTCACGAATTTGCAAGCCTGGAAGGTAGAAGCCCAAGACCAGAGTCAATCCAAGGCGGGAGAGCAAATTGTTTCCGGGGATTCTGAACAGGATCCATTTGCTACGGCTTCGGAGCAATTTGACGATCTGCCTTTTTAG